One segment of Desulfosudis oleivorans Hxd3 DNA contains the following:
- a CDS encoding CTP synthase yields the protein MTSKSKFIFVTGGVVSSLGKGLASASIGALLESRGLTVTIQKLDPYINVDPGTMNPFQHGEVFVTDDGTETDLDLGHYERFTHAVMGRNNNFTTGKIYHSVISKERRGDYLGGTVQVIPHITDEIKRSIRMVENDADIVITEIGGTIGDIESLPFLEAIRQMRTDMGKENVLYIHLTLVPYIPTAKEVKTKPTQHSVKELRSIGIQPDILLCRTSGLLSDELKAKIALFCDVSKDAVITAKDVDNIYEVPLNFNREGLDDKIVELLHIWTRAPRLDFWENLSSAIKAPEHDVTIAIVGKYTNLTESYKSLNEALYHGGFANKSRVNLQFIDSETITKENVAEVLKDAHGILVPGGFGPRGIEGKIAACEYARTRKVPYFGICLGMQIAVVTFARHVAGLAGAHSTEFDKNTPDPVIYLMREWFDERLNTIQKRDVDSDMGGTMRLGAYTCAVAPDSLAHTAYGRTTISERHRHRYEFNNDYKATLQEKGLIISGTSPNGELVEIVEAGDHPWFLGCQFHPEFKSRPEDPHPLFREFIKAALAYKTGNPADNPD from the coding sequence ATGACGTCAAAATCCAAATTCATCTTCGTCACGGGCGGCGTGGTATCATCGCTGGGAAAGGGCCTGGCATCGGCATCCATCGGCGCTCTTCTGGAGAGCCGGGGCCTTACCGTCACCATTCAGAAGCTGGACCCTTACATCAACGTTGACCCCGGCACCATGAACCCCTTTCAGCACGGCGAGGTCTTTGTCACCGACGACGGCACCGAAACCGACCTGGACCTGGGCCACTATGAGCGGTTTACCCACGCGGTCATGGGCCGCAACAACAACTTCACCACCGGCAAGATCTACCACTCGGTCATTTCCAAGGAACGCCGGGGCGACTACCTGGGCGGCACCGTTCAGGTGATTCCCCATATCACCGACGAGATCAAGCGCAGCATCCGCATGGTGGAAAACGACGCCGACATCGTCATCACCGAGATCGGCGGCACCATCGGCGACATCGAGAGCCTGCCCTTTCTGGAGGCCATTCGCCAGATGCGCACCGACATGGGAAAGGAAAACGTGCTTTACATTCACCTGACCCTGGTGCCCTACATCCCCACGGCCAAGGAGGTGAAGACCAAGCCCACCCAGCACAGCGTCAAGGAGCTGCGCAGCATCGGCATTCAGCCGGATATCCTGTTGTGCCGGACCAGCGGCCTGCTTTCCGACGAGCTTAAGGCCAAGATCGCCCTTTTCTGTGATGTGAGCAAGGACGCGGTGATCACGGCCAAGGACGTGGACAACATCTACGAAGTGCCCCTGAACTTCAACCGGGAGGGGCTGGATGACAAGATCGTCGAGCTGCTGCATATATGGACCCGGGCGCCCCGCCTGGACTTCTGGGAAAACCTGTCGAGTGCCATCAAGGCGCCGGAACACGACGTGACCATCGCCATCGTCGGCAAATACACCAACCTCACCGAGTCTTACAAGAGCTTAAACGAGGCCCTCTACCACGGCGGGTTTGCCAACAAAAGCAGGGTGAATCTCCAGTTTATCGACTCGGAGACCATCACAAAAGAAAACGTGGCCGAGGTCCTCAAGGACGCCCACGGCATTCTGGTGCCCGGCGGTTTCGGCCCCCGCGGCATTGAGGGCAAAATCGCGGCCTGCGAATACGCCCGGACCCGGAAGGTTCCCTATTTCGGCATCTGCCTGGGCATGCAGATCGCGGTGGTGACGTTTGCCCGCCACGTGGCGGGCCTGGCCGGAGCCCACAGCACCGAATTCGACAAGAACACGCCGGACCCGGTGATCTACCTGATGCGCGAATGGTTTGACGAGCGGCTCAACACGATCCAGAAGCGGGACGTGGATTCGGACATGGGCGGCACCATGCGCCTGGGCGCGTACACCTGCGCCGTTGCGCCCGACTCTCTGGCCCACACCGCCTATGGACGGACGACCATCTCCGAGCGCCATCGTCACCGGTACGAGTTCAACAACGACTACAAGGCCACGCTGCAGGAAAAGGGCCTGATCATCAGCGGCACGTCACCGAACGGCGAGCTGGTGGAGATTGTGGAGGCAGGGGACCATCCCTGGTTTCTGGGATGCCAGTTCCACCCGGAATTCAAGTCCCGGCCGGAAGACCCCCACCCGTTGTTCCGGGAATTCATAAAGGCGGCCCTGGCTTATAAAACCGGCAACCCTGCCGACAACCCGGATTGA
- a CDS encoding transcriptional repressor encodes MTKLHDREKSQFKKLFRNEGVDRFEEMMTVLEVFLETEGHITANELIDRLTEHGFDFDPSFVRDSLRLLTQFGFAKKLRFDDGKIRYEHCHLGDHHDHMLCRKCGKIIEFVDDALETIQAEVAAAHGFHMLGHRMDIYGICADCLKNRIRVIPLSRARQGEHLVIEEFTGGTNARMRLMSMGLKTGDPVEVITSDPRGQVVIASGNKRYAIGRGLAGKVMARHTDDPAA; translated from the coding sequence ATGACAAAACTTCACGACAGGGAAAAGTCCCAGTTTAAAAAGCTGTTCCGCAACGAAGGTGTGGACCGGTTCGAAGAGATGATGACCGTGCTGGAGGTGTTTCTTGAAACCGAGGGTCACATCACCGCCAATGAACTGATCGACCGGCTCACGGAACACGGCTTTGATTTCGATCCCTCTTTTGTGCGGGACTCTCTGCGCCTGCTCACCCAGTTCGGGTTTGCCAAGAAGCTGCGGTTTGACGACGGCAAGATTCGATACGAGCACTGCCATCTCGGTGATCACCACGATCACATGCTCTGCCGAAAGTGCGGCAAGATCATCGAATTCGTGGACGATGCCCTTGAAACCATTCAGGCCGAGGTGGCCGCGGCCCATGGATTTCACATGCTGGGCCACCGCATGGACATCTACGGCATCTGCGCGGACTGCCTGAAAAACCGCATTCGGGTGATTCCCCTGTCCCGGGCCAGGCAGGGCGAGCACCTGGTGATCGAGGAGTTTACCGGCGGCACCAACGCCCGCATGCGCCTGATGTCCATGGGCCTGAAAACGGGGGACCCGGTGGAGGTGATCACTTCCGACCCAAGGGGCCAGGTGGTGATCGCCTCGGGTAACAAGCGGTATGCCATCGGCCGGGGCCTTGCCGGCAAGGTGATGGCCCGGCACACGGACGACCCTGCCGCCTGA